Within the Borreliella valaisiana VS116 genome, the region TTTTTTAACGGATGATGAAATTGATGAATTTACAACAATATTTTCAAAACCAACACTAAAATCACCAGCTAAAGTGTTAAATAACATAACAATTTTAGAATTTAACCTGGAAAAGATAATTAATCATTTATTTCTTATATTTCTTAAAAAAAGATGTTTTAGACGAGATAAAAATTTCAGATTTAAAAAAGATCAAAAATTCTCTTGGACAATTATTCTCTATAAGGAAAATTTTTTCAACAGCTATAAAACAGCTTTTATTAGATTATCAAAAAAATAGAAGTTTTATAAAAACAGATGATTCTAAATTAAAAACCTATTTTGATGTGATGTTAAATCGTTTTAATGAGAAAAGCAAAGAGGCTAATAATCTAAAAACAGTCATATTATCAATATCTATATAAGTTAAAAAATAAAAAAAAGAAGCATTAAAAATTTATTCATGATTAAATATACTATTATTTAAATAAGCATTTCATAAATATTCTCCTTGAACATAGTTCAATCTTTAGTATAATTAAATATTTAATATTATATTAATATCATTAAAAAATTATATTAATATAATCCAATAATATTTTTGTTGTGAAAAGTTTTACAACATTTTAAACTTTTTTAAAAAATCTATTTTATATATTCTTGATTGGTTTTTGTCAAATTTGCTATGTAATTGTAAAAGAAGAAGCTAACGCAAAAAAAGAAAAGTATATAAAAAAAATGGCAGAAGAACCTTCAGACCAATACGGAATGTTGGCTTTTGATGACTTGAGTTTGGGAAAGGGCACAGAATCAATATCCGACAATACTCATAGATCTATATAATGTATAGAAGACATACTTATACCCTTTTAAGTCTTATTGATGATAAAGGGCACAGAATCAATATCCGACAATACTCATAGATCTATATAATGTATAGAAGACATACTTATACCCTTTTAAGTCTTATTGATGATAATGAATTAAAGGAATTTTCAAATATTATAAGGATCACAAACAAAACAAATTCAGTACTCTCTAGCTTTAGCGACCTTGGGGGTGTTCTTGACGTAGTTACTGATCGATTATACCCAAAAAAATCTAATTTAGATAAACTAAATACTTCGGATT harbors:
- a CDS encoding virulence associated lipoprotein; this translates as MKNSLGQLFSIRKIFSTAIKQLLLDYQKNRSFIKTDDSKLKTYFDVMLNRFNEKSKEANNLKTVILSISI